CGGTGGCCGACGAACTGCGCCTGGCACAGAATCTTCGCTACAAGCAGATGGCCGAAGAACTGGCCAGGCTGGAACTGCAACGCGAGCGCCGGATGGCCATTGCCACCGAATCCGCCAACGTGGTCGGCCTGATGTCCGACGGACTGGTCGAGGTGCAAAAGTTCCAGCTTACCGGCAACGCCGCCCATGCCGATAAATTCAAGTCGTTGTCCCAAAAGGCGGCCATGAGCCTCGGCGACCTCAAGGTCATGTTGGGCGAGGAAGACGCCGGCCAGCTTCCCGACGACGTCTTCACTATGATGAAGAGCCTCGATGCCGGTTTTGCCAAAATGGCCGAGTTCCTGACCGCCGGGGACAAATCGCAGGCGCAGAATGCGGCAATGGCCGTGGAAAAAACGACCCAAGGGATCAAGGACATCCTGCGGGTCCTGGCGGCGGGCCAAACCGCGGAATTCGATTTCATCGCCAGCGACACCCAGTCGGCCAAGGAGGACATGGACGCCCGGCAGCTCATCACCCAGGATGCCGGCCGGTTGATCGAAACCGTCTGGAAGATCCGCCTCTCCCAGCAACATTACGTCAGCCGACCCGCCAGCGAGGCGGCCGACGATGTCCGTTACTGGGCCGGCGGGATCAAGGACGTGGTCGGCAGCCTGGCAACCCGGCTGACCGAAAGCGAAGACAAGGCCGCCATCCAGAAGATCGGCGAGAGCGCCGACGGCTACCTGGCGGAGTTCGAGAATGTCGTCGCCTTTACGACCGAGCAGGCCGAAGCCGATCAGGCCATGGCCGACTCATCGCGGGCGCTGAACGCCCGGATCGCACAGGCTACGGCGGACCAGAAGGCGGCCATGACAGACCAGCGGGACAGCTCGGGCCTGCTGGCGATCATCGGCTCGGCGGTCGCCCTCGTCCTCGGCGTCATCTTCGCCTTTTTCATCAGCCGGAGCATCACGGCACCGCTTTCCTACATCACCGACAACATGCTGCGCCTGGCCGAGGGCGACACCTCGATCGAGATCAGGAACCGCAGCCTCAGGAACGAAATCGGCGCGCTGTCCCGGGCCATGGGGGTGTTCCTCGAAAAAACCCTCGAGATGGGCCGCATGCGCGAGAAGCAGGAGGAGAACGAGCGCCGCGCCGAGAAGGAAAAGCGGGCAGCCATGGTCAAGATGGCCGACCAGTTCGAAGCCTCGGTGGGCGAGGTGGTCGAGCGGGTGTCCTCGGCGGCGACCGAGATGCAGGCCTCCTCCGAGGCCATGGGGGCAACCGCCGAGGAAACGACGCGCCAGGCTTCCGCCGTGGCCGCCGCCTCGGAGCAGGCCTCGGCGAATGTCGAGACGGTGGCCTCGGCGGCCGAGGAACTGTCCTCCTCGATCTCCGAGATCAGCCGGCAGGTGACGCAGGCGTCCCAAATCGCTTCGGCGGCGGTGACCGAGGCCGAGCAGGCCAACGTCAAGGTCCAGGGCCTGGCCCAGGCGGCCAACAAGATCGGTGAAGTGGTGGCTTTGATCACCGACATCGCCGAGCAGACCAACCTGCTGGCGCTCAACGCCACCATCGAGGCGGCCCGGGCCGGCGATGCCGGCAAGGGCTTCGCGGTGGTCGCTTCCGAGGTCAAGAACCTGGCCAACCAGACGGCCAAGGCCACCGACGAGATCGGCGCCCAGATATCGGGCATCCAGGCGGCGACGCAGGAGGCGGTCTCGGCCATCGAATCGATCACCAAGACGATCTCCAAGATCAACGAGGTCAACTCGGGGGTCGCCTCGGCGGTCGAGGAGCAGGGCGCGGCGACCCAGGAGATCGCCCGCAACGTCGAGCAGGCATCGGCGGGCACCCAGGAGGTTTCGGCCAACATCTCCGGCGTCAGTGTGGCCGCCAACGAAACCGGTACCGCGGCCGAACAGATCCACAAGGCGGCCGGCGAACTGTCCCGCCAATCCGAGACGCTGCGCGCAGAAGTCGACAAGTTCCTGGCCAACGTGCGGACCGCATAGCCGCTCCGGAACGGCAGGACGGGAAGAGAAAGAAACGGGAGGATGCAATGACCCCTTTTGGCGGAACCAGGACGGGTATCGACAGAACCGAAGATGGTGGGAGGGTGGCTGAATCTATCTCCAAGGGTGCGAAACGGAGCGGCCTGAAGGCAGTTTCCCGTTTGCGCATCGGTCCGAGAACCTTCCTTGGATTCGCCCTGGTGCTGGGGCTGACGACGGTGGTGTCCATCGTCGGATGGCAATCGCTCGGCATCTTCGCCGACCGCGTCGAAACCTCGGAAGGCATGGGCCGCCTCGTCACCCAACTTCTGCAGACGCGGGTCGCGGAAAAGAATTTTCAAATTCGGGGTGACGAAAAGCACGTCGCGGAGGTCAACGCCGGAATCGACTCCATCAACGGTGAAGGTACCCGCATCAAGGACGGACTTCGTACCGGCTCCGACCGGGACACCATGGATCGCATCCTGAAGGCCGTCGACGAATACCGGCAGGCGTTTGCCGTCTATGCCGACCTCGAGAGGCGGAAGTCAAAAGCCGTTGCCGAGACCATAGCGCGCTTCGAGGACGTGCAGCAGCGGGCCCAGCAGATCGCCAAAAGCCACAAGGATGCGGCGGAAGGAATCGGCAAGCGCGTCGACGAGATGGCGGGCGGGGAAAGGGACGCCTTCAAAAAGGTCGACGCGATCAGCAAAATTCTCTCGGTGATCGCCGACATGCGGCGCGACGAGAAGGATCTGCAACTGTTTGGCAGCGAAACCTATCAGAAGAGCGTCGGCGAGCAGATTGTCCAGGTCATACCGTTGACCGAGGCGTTGGGACGCGAGTTTCCCGACCCCGGAAACCAGGAGCGGGTGAACGCGGCCCTCGCCGCCCTCAAAGCCTACCAGGAGTCGTTCGCGGATCTGGTCGCCGTTCTGAAGGAATCCAAGAACTACGCCTTCCAGCAGACGATACTGCAATACGATCTGCAGGGCGAGGTCAAGAGGGTGGAGGATATCCTCCCCAAGCTTCAGGAAATCCTGACCGGCCGTGCGTCCCAATACGCGGCGCTGCTCGAAACCGGCAAGCTTTACCGCCTGCTCGCCGAGGCCCACTCCGTAGAAAAGGACTTCCTCCTCTCGAAGCAGCCGGCGACCCTGGTCGAACAGGTCAACGAAAAGCTGCGGCAGATCAGTAACTATGCGGACGGCATAAAGGGCCGCTTCCCGTCGGCCGCCGGCCTCGCCGAGGAGATGGACCGGATCGTCGAGGCCGTGTCCACCTACGCGACCAAATTCAAGGCCCTGGCTGCACTCCGCTATAACGACAAGGGACTGACCCTGAAGAAGGAGGTCGCGATCACCAGAATGGTCGAGAACGCCAAGACCTTCACCGATGCGATGACCGAACTGCGGGAACAACAGCAGCAGCATTACCAAGGCCTGGTCGACGCGGCCGATGCGGTGCGGGCGTCGATGGCGGCCGAGCAGAAGCTGGCCGAGAACGCCGGCAGCCTGACCGAACGCATGGCGGCGGCCCGGCAGACCGAAAACGCCTTTCTTCTGAGCGGCGGCGCGGACGCGGCGGCGACGATCGAGGAAGCCGTTTCCTCGGTCGTGAAACTGGCCGAGGACATGAAGGGCCAGATGAAAGACGCCGCCGAACAAAAACTTGCCGGCGAGATTCAGGAATTGGCGAAGACTTACCAAGCCAAA
The sequence above is drawn from the Shumkonia mesophila genome and encodes:
- a CDS encoding methyl-accepting chemotaxis protein — encoded protein: MHADMTRDDRAPAASSSGESGSPPEALSLIRRIGLSNVRIGRKIGLGFAVVLALTIGVSFLGWNGLREVGAEFEKTDAVVLLADRFVEIRNDQKNFQIGGEERDFESARQKIGPLREQADGLEALFRSVDGRELIDRLKAEIDRYETQLNLYHDLEGKKKAALGRMLVRASEMEAVADELRLAQNLRYKQMAEELARLELQRERRMAIATESANVVGLMSDGLVEVQKFQLTGNAAHADKFKSLSQKAAMSLGDLKVMLGEEDAGQLPDDVFTMMKSLDAGFAKMAEFLTAGDKSQAQNAAMAVEKTTQGIKDILRVLAAGQTAEFDFIASDTQSAKEDMDARQLITQDAGRLIETVWKIRLSQQHYVSRPASEAADDVRYWAGGIKDVVGSLATRLTESEDKAAIQKIGESADGYLAEFENVVAFTTEQAEADQAMADSSRALNARIAQATADQKAAMTDQRDSSGLLAIIGSAVALVLGVIFAFFISRSITAPLSYITDNMLRLAEGDTSIEIRNRSLRNEIGALSRAMGVFLEKTLEMGRMREKQEENERRAEKEKRAAMVKMADQFEASVGEVVERVSSAATEMQASSEAMGATAEETTRQASAVAAASEQASANVETVASAAEELSSSISEISRQVTQASQIASAAVTEAEQANVKVQGLAQAANKIGEVVALITDIAEQTNLLALNATIEAARAGDAGKGFAVVASEVKNLANQTAKATDEIGAQISGIQAATQEAVSAIESITKTISKINEVNSGVASAVEEQGAATQEIARNVEQASAGTQEVSANISGVSVAANETGTAAEQIHKAAGELSRQSETLRAEVDKFLANVRTA
- a CDS encoding methyl-accepting chemotaxis protein, encoding MAESISKGAKRSGLKAVSRLRIGPRTFLGFALVLGLTTVVSIVGWQSLGIFADRVETSEGMGRLVTQLLQTRVAEKNFQIRGDEKHVAEVNAGIDSINGEGTRIKDGLRTGSDRDTMDRILKAVDEYRQAFAVYADLERRKSKAVAETIARFEDVQQRAQQIAKSHKDAAEGIGKRVDEMAGGERDAFKKVDAISKILSVIADMRRDEKDLQLFGSETYQKSVGEQIVQVIPLTEALGREFPDPGNQERVNAALAALKAYQESFADLVAVLKESKNYAFQQTILQYDLQGEVKRVEDILPKLQEILTGRASQYAALLETGKLYRLLAEAHSVEKDFLLSKQPATLVEQVNEKLRQISNYADGIKGRFPSAAGLAEEMDRIVEAVSTYATKFKALAALRYNDKGLTLKKEVAITRMVENAKTFTDAMTELREQQQQHYQGLVDAADAVRASMAAEQKLAENAGSLTERMAAARQTENAFLLSGGADAAATIEEAVSSVVKLAEDMKGQMKDAAEQKLAGEIQELAKTYQAKFQEIVSLTRQQEEADRGMASAADRVNEIAFKAREDQAAAMTSQKRTADTVAISGTLGALVLGILLAFFIGRSVSRPIRELMAAMKLLAAGNLDVALPALERHDEIGEMAGTVQIFKENANEKVRLEAEQEEKDRQAEAEKRAAMLKLADTFEASVGHVVGQVSSAATEMQSSSEAMSATAEETTRQASAVAAASEQASANVETVASAAEELSSSIAEIGRQVTQASQIASAAVSEAEQTNVKVQGLAQAANKIGEVVALITDIAEQTNLLALNATIEAARAGDAGKGFAVVASEVKNLANQTAKATDEIGAQIAGIQSATQEAVSAIDSITKTISQINEVNSGVASAVEEQGAATQEIARNVEQAAAGTQEVSANIGGVSAAANETGTAAGQINKAAGDLSRQSETLRAEVDKFLASVRTA